A section of the Bacteroides sp. genome encodes:
- a CDS encoding shikimate kinase, with product MRIYLIGFMGSGKSSLGRRLAKKLAYHFVDLDQEVENQAGISIPDIFLRFGESHFRELEQKALLQSVSHHKAVIATGGGTPCFFDNMKFINEHGVSVYLRMSPASLAYRLEHAQTSRPLVEKHKGDDLLNYIEEKLKEREPWYLQARCIIKGETVKADQIISLVFGH from the coding sequence ATGCGCATTTACCTCATTGGATTTATGGGCAGTGGCAAAAGTTCTCTCGGCAGACGGCTGGCGAAAAAACTCGCATATCATTTTGTGGATTTAGACCAGGAAGTGGAAAATCAGGCAGGAATAAGCATCCCTGATATCTTTCTTCGCTTTGGGGAAAGCCACTTTCGGGAGCTGGAGCAAAAGGCTTTGCTGCAATCAGTATCACATCATAAGGCCGTGATAGCAACTGGGGGAGGGACCCCCTGCTTTTTCGATAATATGAAGTTTATCAATGAGCACGGCGTGTCTGTATACCTGCGAATGAGTCCTGCAAGCCTGGCTTATCGCCTCGAACATGCCCAAACTTCAAGACCACTGGTAGAGAAACACAAAGGCGATGACCTTCTGAATTATATTGAGGAAAAATTAAAGGAAAGAGAGCCCTGGTATTTGCAGGCCCGCTGCATTATCAAAGGGGAAACCGTGAAAGCTGACCAGATCATTTCATTGGTCTTTGGCCACTGA
- a CDS encoding C40 family peptidase, whose amino-acid sequence MLRYILVLVISIFTVPPLFHMFSASEEVADQTFPDSTYLAVMTDFSALGVPVSYQTNPALFFELHKWLGTPHRRRGQQGIDCSGLVKIIYRKVYGIDLKGSSQDMSRLIVPLPQESLKEGDLVFFRVYHQSRIDHVGIYLGGGKFIHTSSSQGVKISDLSETYFKRNLVKGGRLPDFSPIQTSVAKDQ is encoded by the coding sequence ATGCTTCGATATATACTGGTCCTGGTAATAAGCATCTTCACGGTTCCACCCCTTTTTCACATGTTTTCAGCTAGCGAAGAAGTTGCAGATCAGACTTTCCCCGACTCAACCTATTTGGCTGTGATGACCGATTTCTCAGCACTGGGGGTTCCGGTCAGTTATCAAACCAATCCTGCACTATTTTTTGAGTTGCACAAATGGCTTGGCACCCCTCACCGGCGCCGAGGCCAGCAAGGCATTGACTGTTCGGGGCTGGTAAAGATCATTTACCGCAAAGTATACGGGATAGACCTCAAAGGAAGTTCACAAGATATGTCTCGCCTTATAGTACCGCTTCCCCAGGAATCCCTGAAAGAAGGCGACCTGGTATTTTTCCGCGTCTATCATCAAAGCCGCATCGACCATGTGGGAATTTACCTGGGCGGTGGAAAATTTATTCATACATCGTCAAGTCAGGGGGTAAAGATCAGCGACCTGAGCGAGACCTACTTCAAACGTAATTTAGTGAAAGGAGGACGGCTGCCGGATTTCTCCCCGATTCAAACATCAGTGGCCAAAGACCAATGA
- a CDS encoding YqgE/AlgH family protein, whose translation MNQNKANPARGKLLISEPALRDFYFSRSVVLLAEHSDEEGSVGLILNKPINLKLKDVVKEFPTNEFPLYLGGPVHPDRLFYLHTLGERIPGSMEILEGLFWGGEIEKLMELVDLKLVNPEEVRFFIGYSGWEPKQLDRELKEDSWIVTQCSLDTVMSDKPESIWGNMLKELGDDYAIWANFPADPILN comes from the coding sequence ATGAACCAGAACAAGGCCAATCCTGCACGCGGCAAACTGCTGATCAGCGAGCCTGCATTGCGCGACTTCTATTTCAGTCGCAGTGTAGTGCTATTGGCTGAGCACAGCGATGAAGAAGGCAGTGTAGGCCTGATCCTCAACAAGCCCATCAACCTGAAGCTGAAAGATGTAGTGAAGGAATTCCCCACCAATGAATTTCCGCTTTACCTCGGTGGACCAGTACACCCCGACCGCCTGTTTTACTTGCATACTTTGGGTGAGCGTATTCCCGGCAGTATGGAAATTCTTGAGGGGCTGTTCTGGGGTGGCGAGATCGAAAAACTTATGGAGCTGGTTGACCTGAAGCTGGTAAACCCTGAAGAAGTACGCTTTTTTATTGGCTATTCGGGCTGGGAGCCCAAACAATTGGACCGTGAACTCAAGGAAGATTCGTGGATCGTTACGCAGTGTTCGCTTGATACGGTAATGAGCGATAAGCCGGAAAGTATTTGGGGTAATATGCTTAAGGAATTGGGCGATGATTACGCCATATGGGCCAACTTCCCTGCAGATCCCATTCTCAACTAA